In a genomic window of Physeter macrocephalus isolate SW-GA chromosome 14, ASM283717v5, whole genome shotgun sequence:
- the TRARG1 gene encoding trafficking regulator of GLUT4 1: MAHPGQPQLSPAQEPGTVSPLDLLEMERLLTKVGGQDDKPLKLSESPSGALDLEQGCHSLPSKVVSEGHQVASLPQASSRASSRRASSIATASYTQDREVPKDYLVLAITSCFCPIWPLNLIPLIFSIMSRSSVQQGDLDGARRLGRLAGMLSVTFIITGVAIIIAAVTVNFAVQKK; the protein is encoded by the exons ATGGCCCACCCCGGGCAGCCTCAGCTTTCCCCGGCGCAGGAGCCAGGCACCGTCTCACCCCTGGACCTGCTGGAGATGGAGAGACTCCTCACCAAGGTCGGGGGCCAGGATGACAAGCCCCTGAAGCTGTCCGAGTCCCCCTCGGGGGCTCTGGACCTGGAGCAGGGCTGCCACAGTCTGCCCTCCAAGGTGGTATCCGAGGGGCACCAGGTGGCCTCGCTCCCCCAGGCATCCTCCCGGGCCAGCTCAAGGCGGGCATCCTCCATTGCCACCGCCTCCTATACCCAGGACAGAGAAGTTCCCAAAGATTACCTCGTCCTTGCCATCACCTCCTGCTTCTGCCCCATCTGGCCCCTCAACCTCATCCCCCtcatcttttccattatg TCTCGAAGTAGCGTGCAACAGGGAGACCTGGACGGGGCCCGGAGGCTGGGCCGCCTAGCGGGGATGCTCAGTGTCACCTTCATCATCACGGGGGTCGCCATCATCATCGCGGCCGTGACTGTCAACTTTGCAG ttcagaagaaataa